In Candidatus Afararchaeum irisae, the genomic window GAGGTCTCTAGGTCGGCGGGATCGACTACGACGAGGCTCCCGTCTTCGGAGAGGTAATCGGTGTACTCCTCGAGGACACCGACAGGATCGTTTAGCTCGTTCACGACGTTGAAGAAGAGTATGAGGTCGTATCTCTCATCGGCTTCGGGAGAGAAAGACGAGGCTGTCCCCCTCTCGACACGTGTCCCGAAAGTAGTACGTGTTCCCGAGAGGAGACGTTCGAGGTACTCGGAGGCTCCCGAAGGTTCGACTCCTGTGTACTCGACCGCTGTTCGTGACGGAAGTAGGTCGTGGAGTCCGAGGGCGTTCGCGCCGACACCCGCGCCTACATCGAGGACGCGCATCCTGTCACTGAGAGGCAGGTCTGAGAGAACGTGTTTTGCCTCGACGTAGTAGGCGGGGAAGTGGTACGTGAGGTAAGCCAGACAGTCCTCTGCGGTGTACTCGACTCCTGAGCCGGGATAGCTTCCCCTGAGTGAGTCTATGTACCTCAGAAGCTGTCTCTCTGACCCCGACTCTGTCTCCTCTTCTAGTATCTCGACGACGCTCGACTCGACCCAGTCTGTCATCCCGGAGTCGAAACCCGCCTGTATTCCGTCGCCCTCGACCCTCGTGAAGACACCCTCGTCTGTCTCACCCACTGAGACGTCGTAGACGTTGTCGGATATTACCTCCCTAACCTCGTCGGGGTCGGCATCGAAGGAGAGGTAGTTGTCTATCTCCTCAGTCGTGAAGTCGTGTGCTTTCGCGGTGTAACACACCGTGTCGAGTATCTCGTCGCGCTCAGTCACGTCCTGATCTCGCCTCCGAGTCCTTCGACTGTCTCGACTACCGATCCGACGACCTCGTCGGGGTCGGCGTCGCCTATGATCTCGAGCCGCACCGTGTAGCTCACGGTTCCGTCGGGAACTCCTTCGCCGTCGTATACGTCGATTACCTCCGAGCCGACGACTTCGGCGTGGGAAGACTCCAGTACGTCTTCGAGAACATCAGGGTCGAGACGGCGTCCGAAGACGGTGCTGACGTCTCTCTCGTGTCTTTCGAGGCTTTCGAGCTTCCATCTCCTGAGCTCTTCGTCGGAGAGTAACTCGACGTTTCCGGTGTTTAGCTCGACCCTGCCGTCGTCCCCTTCGCCCTCGTCGAGATAGACCGTCTGTCCATCGATCTCCTCGACCACACCGACGTGAACCGTGTCGGAGTAGATATGCCGTAGACCCCTTTCGTCGCCCACGCTCTCGTGGAGCTCCTCGTACTCCCTGACCTTCGCGTCTATGAGCTTGTCGGAACGCCGGAGAGCACTCTTGGTGTCTCCGTAATGGCGCGCCGACTCGTGCATCAGGTCGACGAAGCCGTCGTGGTCGTCTTCCTCGACCAGACTCCTGAGTTCGCGCGCCGTCTCGACGAAGGCGTCGTGTACCTCGCCGACGGGCTGGTTCTGCTGTATGTCGGCGTAGAGATGGGGGTTCTGGTTGAGAATACGTCCTACGAAGTCGAGTGTTATCTCGTAGACTGGGGACATGAACCGTCTCGACTCGTCGACGTCGAACCTCAGACGTTCGAGGGTTCTTCCGACTGTGATGTAAGAGAAATGGGTCAGACCCTGGACTATGCTCATCATCCTGTCGTGTTCCTCAGCCGAGACGCGCTGTATGTTAGCCCCCGCGTCGTCGAAGAGCGAGATGACCTCCTTGGCTCTTTCCCCCGTACGTACCTCGACGAGTATGACTGTCTGTCCTCTCATCGAACGTACGCTCGGACCGTACATCGGATGTGTGC contains:
- a CDS encoding methyltransferase domain-containing protein; the encoded protein is MTERDEILDTVCYTAKAHDFTTEEIDNYLSFDADPDEVREVISDNVYDVSVGETDEGVFTRVEGDGIQAGFDSGMTDWVESSVVEILEEETESGSERQLLRYIDSLRGSYPGSGVEYTAEDCLAYLTYHFPAYYVEAKHVLSDLPLSDRMRVLDVGAGVGANALGLHDLLPSRTAVEYTGVEPSGASEYLERLLSGTRTTFGTRVERGTASSFSPEADERYDLILFFNVVNELNDPVGVLEEYTDYLSEDGSLVVVDPADLETSVPLREIQREFHDEYTVYGPCTYLWDEKCGGRCWSFDSVGFEPPDFARSYVGDRDAYVRSEVKYSHFILRKDGRTRRSYDARRSDEAMMDEMSGHVGRRIRVTAEKMSGDLSDKNDGTEIYKICDGSAKSEHYAVLRQETEFNTYLRDADYGEILRLEDVLVHYNPNESEDVPESYHLVVDSDSVVARQE
- a CDS encoding prephenate dehydrogenase, with the protein product MKTLVVGGAGAMGRWFVEFFEERGYDVSVSDPDAEDSVSLERADDFDLVVVSVPIESTVDVVEEVAPRMSDGLLMDITSVKKKPVEAMRESTSEDVEVLGTHPMYGPSVRSMRGQTVILVEVRTGERAKEVISLFDDAGANIQRVSAEEHDRMMSIVQGLTHFSYITVGRTLERLRFDVDESRRFMSPVYEITLDFVGRILNQNPHLYADIQQNQPVGEVHDAFVETARELRSLVEEDDHDGFVDLMHESARHYGDTKSALRRSDKLIDAKVREYEELHESVGDERGLRHIYSDTVHVGVVEEIDGQTVYLDEGEGDDGRVELNTGNVELLSDEELRRWKLESLERHERDVSTVFGRRLDPDVLEDVLESSHAEVVGSEVIDVYDGEGVPDGTVSYTVRLEIIGDADPDEVVGSVVETVEGLGGEIRT